From Microscilla marina ATCC 23134, one genomic window encodes:
- the porM gene encoding type IX secretion system motor protein PorM/GldM — protein MAGEKLSPRQQMIGLMYLVLMAMLALQVSSSIMDKFIFLNSALEHSLTNAKKSSDQALEALKRDVKKNGNSRQGLERIKRAELLKKKTSEIIGEVTKIKQILIKDAGDGIDSKTHVVKNPKEEGKVGEIMIGESEGKGEGYKLKDKLDKYVAWLSAEFKDLDLPKFEPLAEGNKKKALYANDPIQKNKDFAEANFGHTPVVAALAVLTQKQSEILRYQAEVLKKLGAGDLTNDLKFDKVRAGVSVEAKTVAPGDEYKAELFISASASKAQPKMTLNGSPIPVNDGIGKVSFKVSDPGGYTDGRAKGSWEGTVTFKSKGRDTTFRHKEEYTIVQPVLLISSATINPLYRNCANPLVTSVPALGAAYSPSFQATNGSAIPGAKKGDVTIFPGGGAKTRLTVSSNGTLVGSKTFDVLPVPPPTVMLANRNGGAVNIERPLPAARFQVIAKADDNFKKALPKEATYRVTGIEVTTFRGGGSTGSRKVNGGAVNVRALKTRRGDGVMIKVLGVQRVNSRGSVETAPIRNRIISFRVR, from the coding sequence ATGGCAGGTGAAAAGTTAAGTCCACGGCAACAGATGATCGGCTTGATGTACCTAGTATTAATGGCAATGCTAGCACTTCAGGTAAGTTCATCTATTATGGATAAATTCATATTTTTGAATAGTGCATTAGAACATTCTTTAACAAACGCCAAAAAATCAAGTGACCAAGCATTGGAAGCTTTGAAAAGAGACGTGAAAAAGAATGGAAACTCTCGTCAAGGTCTGGAAAGAATCAAGAGAGCAGAACTTCTTAAGAAAAAAACTTCAGAAATTATCGGTGAGGTAACCAAAATCAAGCAAATTTTAATCAAAGATGCTGGTGATGGTATTGATAGCAAAACCCACGTGGTAAAAAATCCCAAGGAAGAAGGAAAAGTGGGGGAGATTATGATTGGAGAGTCTGAGGGAAAAGGAGAAGGTTATAAACTTAAGGATAAACTGGATAAATATGTAGCTTGGTTGTCTGCTGAGTTCAAAGATTTAGATTTACCTAAATTTGAACCATTAGCTGAGGGTAACAAGAAGAAAGCTTTGTATGCAAATGATCCTATTCAAAAGAATAAAGATTTTGCAGAAGCTAACTTTGGTCATACTCCAGTAGTAGCAGCTTTAGCTGTATTGACGCAGAAGCAGTCAGAAATTCTTCGTTATCAAGCAGAGGTTTTGAAAAAACTAGGGGCTGGTGATTTAACCAATGACCTCAAGTTTGACAAAGTACGTGCAGGTGTAAGCGTAGAAGCAAAAACTGTTGCTCCTGGTGATGAATATAAAGCTGAGCTGTTTATTTCTGCATCAGCAAGTAAAGCACAACCTAAAATGACTTTAAATGGCTCTCCTATTCCTGTAAATGACGGTATAGGTAAGGTAAGTTTTAAAGTAAGTGATCCTGGTGGTTATACTGATGGTAGAGCAAAAGGATCTTGGGAAGGTACTGTTACTTTCAAAAGTAAAGGTAGAGATACCACCTTTAGACATAAAGAGGAGTATACAATTGTTCAACCTGTACTTTTGATTTCGTCGGCTACTATTAACCCACTGTATAGAAACTGTGCTAACCCATTGGTAACATCTGTACCTGCTTTGGGTGCGGCTTATAGTCCTAGTTTTCAGGCTACAAATGGTTCTGCTATACCTGGTGCTAAAAAAGGTGATGTAACAATATTTCCTGGTGGCGGTGCTAAAACCAGACTTACAGTAAGTAGTAATGGTACATTGGTTGGATCAAAAACATTTGATGTGCTACCAGTGCCTCCTCCAACTGTAATGTTAGCAAATAGAAATGGTGGAGCGGTAAATATAGAGCGACCATTACCTGCAGCAAGATTTCAGGTGATAGCAAAGGCTGATGATAACTTTAAAAAGGCTTTGCCTAAAGAAGCTACTTATAGAGTAACAGGCATTGAGGTAACTACCTTTAGAGGTGGTGGATCTACTGGTTCTCGTAAGGTCAATGGAGGTGCAGTGAATGTGCGTGCATTGAAAACACGTAGAGGAGATGGTGTAATGATCAAAGTGTTGGGGGTGCAAAGAGTAAACTCTCGTGGATCTGTTGAGACTGCACCAATCCGAAACCGGATTATTAGTTTCAGGGTAAGATAG
- a CDS encoding tetratricopeptide repeat protein yields the protein MMQFSRDLARQLMYNIIEFKPALITPHKLISQIILEGVSRFKPLKFANFKEKNSPEVMDLIRYLKKEKTLDDTQRTLIDFRMAESKCRSDLYEDAFDMFIKCQEALQGVTSFDDTLEENFFNLGYFSDDPEFTSKAYQKTIEIRPNNYHSWNNLGNAYIDLQKYKESIYCYKQAIEINDKFEKAWYNLGATYVDLKQYEKAIPCYEKAIDIKPDFDSWYSLGLTYTDMKIYEKAIYCFEKAIEINPETELWYILGVTYSNLQKHEEAIPYYKKSLEINPNNPLVWYNLGITYANLGRDRDALPCFEKAVGLNPEFDLVWYNLGIIYINLGEYEKSIPCFQRVVEEKPNFDKALYNIARAYNFMKNRDKTLEYLKKFVVLNSKWKRNAYKDRSFEWLWEDDDFLNLVG from the coding sequence ATGATGCAATTTAGCCGAGACCTTGCAAGGCAGCTCATGTATAACATTATAGAGTTTAAACCTGCCCTTATTACCCCACATAAACTCATTTCTCAGATAATACTTGAAGGAGTAAGCCGCTTTAAACCACTTAAATTTGCCAATTTCAAAGAGAAAAATTCTCCAGAAGTGATGGACTTGATCCGTTACTTGAAAAAAGAAAAAACGTTGGACGACACACAGCGTACTTTGATTGACTTTAGAATGGCTGAAAGCAAGTGTCGAAGCGACTTATACGAAGATGCGTTTGACATGTTTATCAAATGTCAAGAAGCACTGCAAGGCGTTACATCTTTTGATGACACATTAGAAGAAAACTTTTTTAACCTGGGATACTTTTCTGATGACCCGGAATTTACCTCAAAAGCTTATCAAAAAACCATAGAAATTCGCCCAAACAATTATCACTCTTGGAATAACCTTGGTAATGCATATATAGACCTACAAAAATATAAGGAAAGCATTTACTGCTACAAGCAAGCTATAGAAATTAACGATAAATTCGAAAAAGCATGGTACAATTTAGGAGCTACTTACGTTGATCTTAAACAGTATGAAAAAGCTATTCCTTGCTATGAAAAGGCCATTGATATCAAACCTGATTTTGATTCCTGGTATAGTTTAGGTTTGACCTATACCGATATGAAAATCTACGAAAAAGCAATTTATTGCTTTGAAAAAGCCATAGAAATCAACCCTGAAACCGAACTCTGGTATATATTAGGGGTAACTTATTCAAACTTACAAAAACACGAGGAAGCTATCCCCTACTATAAAAAATCACTGGAAATTAACCCTAACAATCCACTGGTATGGTATAATCTAGGCATTACCTATGCTAACCTAGGACGTGACCGGGATGCTCTCCCTTGTTTTGAAAAAGCTGTTGGACTCAACCCTGAGTTTGACTTAGTTTGGTACAACCTTGGCATTATTTATATCAACCTTGGTGAATACGAAAAATCTATCCCTTGTTTTCAACGGGTAGTAGAAGAAAAACCAAATTTTGATAAGGCACTTTACAACATTGCTCGTGCATACAACTTTATGAAAAACCGTGATAAAACATTGGAGTATCTCAAAAAGTTTGTAGTGCTCAATAGTAAATGGAAACGTAACGCCTACAAAGATCGCAGTTTTGAATGGTTATGGGAAGATGATGATTTTTTGAATTTGGTAGGGTAG
- a CDS encoding transposase: protein MIEKLISTKKSNLYTISEDTNEYTRNHRMLDGSLKTVLDSEKLNISLLANNSEYFKDKDYVVVLHDPSDIRKKYSQEADHLCKVLDLDKKLINGYRSLSSACVDIRGKNLRLLRCSPYSTTDANYLKVEELRLYEDNKLKDQNRAKEIKLALTSGQGYNLKSLVKDHTSQITGQIRASNPNAVIVDVYDRGFDDTEVFEHETDLGNLFVVRSKLNRVSNELQVCSSGKEKNIKLRHQQFFQGDEVHYQKMTLQGKTYQDAKGVFEWNEVEIKGRIYSVVKIRFFDRAGRNIFKNPMLLITNMQVDQLQMAQMVFELYCKRAKIEGVFKFCKEVLGWEDNRIPDYNVVKNLISLIYFVAGYFYEIEDQLTQDKTIEWIAQLGGGKGKITRHFILNGFAQLINYKLAQRFFEQQDISPEQVNDALNRFSFGNE, encoded by the coding sequence TTGATAGAAAAGCTAATTTCTACGAAGAAGAGTAACCTTTATACTATTTCCGAAGACACAAATGAATACACAAGAAATCACCGTATGTTGGATGGCAGCTTAAAAACAGTTTTGGATAGTGAAAAGCTCAACATTAGCTTGTTGGCGAACAATAGCGAATATTTCAAGGATAAGGACTATGTAGTAGTATTGCATGATCCCAGTGACATTCGCAAAAAATATAGCCAAGAGGCTGACCACCTGTGTAAAGTATTGGACTTGGACAAAAAACTGATTAATGGCTACCGTTCCCTGAGCAGTGCTTGTGTCGACATTCGTGGCAAAAACCTTCGTTTGCTTAGGTGTAGCCCCTACAGCACAACCGACGCTAACTATTTAAAGGTAGAGGAGCTTCGGCTTTATGAAGATAATAAGCTTAAGGATCAAAATAGGGCAAAAGAAATAAAGTTAGCTCTTACTTCGGGGCAAGGTTATAACCTCAAGAGCTTGGTCAAGGATCATACCAGTCAAATTACTGGGCAAATTCGTGCTTCTAATCCCAATGCTGTCATTGTAGATGTATATGACCGAGGTTTCGATGATACGGAGGTATTTGAACATGAAACGGATTTGGGTAACCTGTTTGTAGTTCGCAGCAAGCTCAATAGGGTCTCCAATGAATTACAAGTGTGTAGTAGCGGGAAGGAAAAGAACATCAAACTGAGGCATCAGCAGTTTTTTCAAGGGGATGAAGTTCATTATCAGAAAATGACTTTACAGGGCAAGACCTATCAGGATGCAAAGGGGGTTTTTGAGTGGAACGAAGTAGAAATCAAAGGTAGGATATATAGTGTAGTAAAGATTCGCTTTTTTGACCGTGCTGGACGGAATATTTTTAAAAACCCCATGTTGCTTATCACCAATATGCAGGTTGATCAGCTTCAAATGGCGCAAATGGTGTTTGAGTTATACTGCAAGAGAGCCAAGATTGAAGGGGTATTTAAGTTTTGTAAGGAGGTTTTAGGTTGGGAAGATAACAGGATACCTGACTACAATGTGGTTAAAAACCTTATTTCTCTCATTTACTTTGTCGCAGGCTACTTTTATGAAATAGAGGATCAGCTTACTCAGGATAAAACTATTGAGTGGATTGCACAACTGGGAGGAGGAAAAGGGAAAATAACAAGGCATTTTATATTAAATGGCTTTGCACAACTCATTAACTACAAACTTGCTCAGCGATTTTTTGAACAACAAGACATCTCTCCAGAACAAGTCAATGATGCCCTAAACAGGTTTTCATTTGGTAACGAATAA
- the porN gene encoding type IX secretion system ring subunit PorN/GldN: MKKSWLSITGILVFLLVLDVSVWAQYGPNGYNPNSVRGSKKSKPIFGQPIFESDIMYRTTVWRKINLREKQNKPFFSIENEITQVIIDAVKAKKLQPYEFNSSPTTDGVSSPMQFEDFLNKLNYYDDSVQDTVPLRATDLYILELKEDLIFDRRRSRMYWDIQSITMVIPQGTNQETQLGDYRLASFKYRDLYEYFKEAYEESQKKGTFEDVRAFWYNPENPRRHMSLGDAMELRLFNSRIVKVSNPDDNDIVTIINQEYGDQDTKKAQKVLYLSQKIEYDLMEFEHNLWEY, translated from the coding sequence ATGAAAAAGTCGTGGTTAAGTATAACAGGTATATTGGTGTTTTTATTGGTTTTAGATGTATCGGTTTGGGCACAATATGGACCAAACGGATATAACCCCAATTCGGTAAGGGGGTCAAAAAAATCAAAGCCAATCTTTGGACAGCCAATTTTTGAATCAGATATAATGTACCGTACTACGGTATGGCGTAAGATTAATTTGCGTGAAAAACAAAACAAGCCTTTCTTTTCTATTGAGAATGAAATTACTCAAGTAATTATTGATGCTGTGAAAGCTAAGAAATTACAACCTTATGAGTTTAACTCTTCACCTACCACTGATGGTGTTTCTAGCCCAATGCAATTTGAAGACTTCTTAAACAAGTTAAATTATTATGATGACTCGGTTCAAGATACTGTTCCTTTGCGGGCAACTGACTTGTATATTTTAGAGTTAAAGGAGGATTTAATATTTGATCGTAGACGTTCAAGAATGTACTGGGATATCCAATCTATCACCATGGTAATTCCACAGGGAACAAACCAAGAAACTCAATTAGGTGATTATCGTTTAGCATCATTTAAATACAGAGATTTATATGAGTACTTTAAAGAGGCTTATGAAGAATCTCAGAAAAAAGGAACTTTTGAAGATGTTAGAGCTTTTTGGTATAACCCTGAGAACCCACGCCGTCATATGTCTTTAGGTGATGCTATGGAGTTACGCTTATTCAACTCTCGTATTGTAAAAGTCTCAAATCCTGATGATAATGACATTGTAACAATTATTAACCAAGAGTATGGAGACCAGGATACAAAGAAAGCTCAAAAAGTATTATATTTATCTCAAAAAATTGAATATGATTTGATGGAGTTTGAGCATAATTTATGGGAGTATTAA